The DNA window GAATGCATCCAGGTGTATCAAGATAAATTATTTGGCTCCATACCTAAATTTGATTCTAAGATTGGAGGGGATTTTACGCAAGTTAGGAATAATTAGATATTATTAATGTTTTTTAATTTGCTTTTTAAGGTGTTAAAAAAGTTTATAAGACAGATACATCCAATTATTTACGATAAACTACATATGATTTTTCACGTTGTTAAGTGAATAATCTCATATGAAAAATGAGATGTATtccatgtatatcatttgattAACCTTAAACAAAGTTTTTTTCAACATTATGTGAATCATAAGTCGAACACGATCCCAAACCCACGACAAGAGAAAAACGATCCGATGTCATTGTGTATAAAGAACGAACCGGGATAATACATTATTAGTTAGGCCTATTTGCCAATCTTGAATTCCTTCTGGAAGTGATCACTGCTGCCCAACTTTTTACAATTTCTGTTTGAAATTTACCTGCATGACATATTCAGTCAAGTATGATTCTTTACGAGATTGAGTGTAATGAAATGAGGGTCGATTCGGTCTTGAAGTGAATTACCTGCTGTCGACAGAAAAAATTCGTCCAAAACCTTCCCATGCTCTGCGAGAAAATTACAAACAGAAAAATTTGATGTCAAATATGGAAATCTGATCTAAAACTCACAAGCTGAACATATTCTTCCAATTTCTGTGTAAATAACTataccaaataaattttttatgacCCATCACTTACCAGTTTCATACTCTAATGCTTGAAGAATCATTTCTATCTGACAATGCATAAAGGGAAATGAAATTACATCAGATAGATATTTCTCCAAGGTgtataaaattaaaaacaaagTTCTATTCATGCAAAATTTTATAATACAAAAACAGGAAATTTCTTAGTACATGTATATCAAAGCCTTAAAAAATTAGAAACCATGTAAGTATTATATTGCTTTAGGATTTGAATTCAGTCATGGTATAGAAATGCAAGAATAAGATACTTTATCGAAATCTTTAACAagatttgtggggacccggacgctaatcaagttcttaatcattattgggactaattaatcaattataaaacagggtctaattttttttgtcCAAATACAAAgaggaaacgtaatgtaatttaatcaaattacatattaaacatgaacatacaaatcttgtgttatatacaagaattcaactaggttcaactacatatcagtgctgaatcctatgttgcttcgaagcccggatctccacgctatctaatcttctctcatcctcttcttgaccctgatccagccccacctgttgtcatgcacacatacaaaacaagacaacagccggataactccggtgagatatcaatatcccagtataaacaatgtaaacatgcaatcatataaaaacatatacaaaagcatatatcagttatcgttaacatgtagcaattcagcaacaatgaatgatataaagctgtaaatcaacatgtcatatcagactcaactcaatcgacacgtcgtctcagactcgactcaactgacgcgacatctcagactcgactcaactctatcctagggatcccgatgtctgtatataggtaattatatcgaatctcagtcgataggaatgaatcaatccctaaacggcatcgatataattaatatctccagtgtctgggcgaatcagccgcagaatcgacgactcagtcaataacctgacgaatcagccggcaattaggcgaatcagccaataatcagacaactcagcctgcaattaagcgaatcagcttaagtttagacgaatcagtcaatcaccagacgaatcagctggtaattaagcgaatcagcttaagtttagacgaatcaatcaatcaccagacgaatcagctggtaattaagcgaatcagcttaagtttagacgaatcagtcaataaccagacgaatcagccggtaactagacgaatcagcctatgactcaacgactcagtagtcaatacatgcattcagtatctaagcaaatcagtcaatgactagcgaatcagcagtcatcacatgcagtggctataaatcaatagacaacaaacatcaatcttatcaattacaagaatcaatgtaataaactaagtatgtgatttagggaaactcgagtcaaaccttcctcgagttatgcaatcccaacacaacattaatttatacctttctttctgataccctggctctgtcgaagtctcgaaccccaagcctgtcaatactcagtctgacaataacaatatcgagggtatggtatcaatacaccactcgattactactggatacaaacagaattcaatcaaattctgtttcaacaacataacatcataatctcaatatattcagccctatcatatcagtcagatatcaattataatatctcataatcgataaccactcaatctggatatcaattcttattcaatctcattctgaaatcataacaagttcatattcagtccgtttcttaatctgacttcgattctacgctgtctaacatgtcaagaacaacatatatgacgtgtattcaattctagcaacatcataatttcaagacaagtcaaaacgtaacaaaacttacgtccagttgtagcctacgtcgataggaactcagtaccgcagtcagattcaaaatcggatggGCGGATCTTTCACAAAAGGCGGaaggatttttcaattcttttctccgtacctttctCGATTCTCCCCTTTCTGATTCTGAAGAATTCGTGCATATATATACTTGTGCATGCAAGCTAAGAGGTGTCACCATTTTTCgcacaacacgtcgcaccgcgggtgcggtaggtgtaaggccgcgggtgcgctcatgcttcggcaatcTTATCTGTTCCGaaattacatgaccgcgggtgcggtacatgtcaagaccgcgggtgtggtcttacaccacgggtgcggtcttgttcgcaccacgggtgcggtcctgctttgctaaaactgaccaagtttctgtccatgcaccgcgggtgcggtacatgcaaggccgtaggtgcggtgttgcttcggcaacacactctgaaattcaaCATAAATGGCCAcccattatcttaaatcgtgcctccgttggccctttcgtaatcacgttaactTATAACTCAATAagccttgattaacagtgataatttctcgggcattacatttctccccctcttaaatctgagttcgtccttgaactcataagtaatcaattcagatatgtcagaagatatgtatacagagtttaaatcagaaactcatctcaataaatCTGTTCTGAGATCTCAATCTTATATCAAATGTTATCTCTACaaatagctctgataaagtcaatctagcaacactggctatacaacatctgtatatacccaaccacaactcataacaactcaacatcatcagctgttatcgagTCAGTTTATTCtaatcaaagatatattcgatctttaatctcagttaccaacagtcatcgtccgacgttggcatattcagtctgaTTATCATGagctattttcattttcttctgacttagcttcatctttttagtcatatctctgatcatgtcaggtcgaATCTctggaacctcagagatatcatctcaataaagAGGGAATCTGTACTTCTTAACGTACAATGTATCTAATAGTGTCATTCCCATACTCATTTAATATCTGTTGTGGTATAAACACTCACAACATGGTAATAAATCCTGCCAATTAGTGTTAAATCAAACACTACAACTCTAAGCCTATGTTCTGGAATCTGGATactccactctgactgtccgtcagatagtgaatactattcagtattcagatataatctagTATCCAACTCTTACTGTACATTCGGTCAAATGTGCAgaatcaaccaaaatcacggttTAATCTAATCAATTCTCAACACTCCGTGTAATCTAATTACTTTTCTGACAAAAATCTCAGtcatatatcatatttgtacatcttcatgtacgagttagcactcgcagactgggtcagtctgtcattcctaactcaatcCATACTTAATTTCGAAAGAAATGTAGTAACTTCATCACGATATCcctggaaatgtaatctcatttccattcaggaaccgacaagttacataaccaatctcttggtttattttctttctatctttatctgtctgtagttcagacatttcagtccaaactctgccatatctaatctcatctgtttctatcaaaacattttctgctatcaggatgcctactgaatcaagtattgcaccTTTCTAACAATCTATGTCATTTCACATTCGAGATATCaggcacaaacaaatcagttattaacatacaatacagtattacttacctgatattctgatcggtactctgttctgactatcgatattgagttctaaacattctaatgAACTTTTTGATCTGCTTAatgtttcaaaatcagctctggttcgtacggtacaatataatctccattgtctacaatctgtctcaaacacgtattcagaataacatcaacattcaatcagattcaaaacatgctaaactCATAAACCGCAATTGTCTGACACTGATGCCAACCTCAGCTGCCTAATCACGGTTTAGTTCTGTGAAAATcaacgaatatatcatcttcagatataacacatcctgaatgcaatcggtctcaatcaggattcaccatATCAATAGTTCTTATATCAACTCAaagataaaatcaatctctctgattggaatcagatctgaagtcttatcagagaaaacatcaataactttcttatcattggtaaatcagccaatgatagactcaacttcagtaaatcaactgaatttATAAGGAGTTACTCTGCtcttttctgtaataatcgagtcatagtacaaatatcaaaggaattctcagtctagaattcttatcgtacaatattcatctcttggtcatctcaggtctgattctcaccatcttctggaactaatctatggtagctctgtactcgGTCAGCATAtccatatcagtaatgcagtcccaACATCAGAGAACACTAGCACAACACAAGctaccacacaatctaactcgatctcattctcatcctactgtagtatacaagatctaacaaaAATCACTGATAGAAGATCTTTTCCCAAATGAAaggaaacaaatactacagtaaatagggactcaacagatagtgcatacatcaatgcaaatctctcagaaataaaagtatgcgaagCACCGGTattcctcaatacatatgcaggataatcaaacaaatcagttacctgcaacatcatcatctggtacttcctgagcctgctcctcagtcaaagcaaatactctggcctgttgtctaggaggttggccaactgtctggcttcctcctggcctctgcagtgactgagatggtgctggctgaaatgaaggaacagcagctgatcgtctactccactgtgccgctggtccagatggttcagctccctgggatctttgggaacccctctgtggacatactctggcaaaatgtccctgttgcttgcagaagtggcaactaccaagtactccttggcattgctcagtggaatgtctccctccacaatttccgcagtaagccCCGGTATAAATCTGTTGGGGaccactggaactagaagaactgccgccagacttcttaaactgctttcctctagccttcagaaaatctttccttccaccactgcGACTGCCACTTTCAAATCTggaaggtggttgctgtggtctcgacactggaggaacaaattcagctcctctctgccttatcaggcccgcttcagcgccctttgctctattcatgccatcagcaaagttattcggtcgccctgtgttcaccaatgtaaaaatatcgggattcaagccattgatgaactgatcagcaacggcttcgtcattttcagacacatgaggagcaaacttcaacaaggtagagaacttggtcacatattcttcaatgttcagctgaccctgtcacaaattggcaaactccgcccccttgtcctttctgtacgatattgggaagaatctctgataaaactcagttttaaatacatcccaagtaataatcgtacctcgttgctccaaggccctcttcattgtaatccaccagctttgtgcaacatccagcaactggtgcccaatcaaatTAATCTGGCGCTCATCAcggtactccagtgaatcaaacagcaactcaatgctacctaaccaactctcacactcgactaatgtctcagtacccgtcagagagggtggtttgaatgactgaaaccttttcaacaaggtttccattggattcggtgttacatccatgggaggattcgatgtactaccctgttctgggattcgtctaggaggcatatctgaaactcaaaaggattaataacccaatccaacacatcagtttcaattcagtctctcctccgatcatcttactgctgatcgaaaatcaattcagattcgttcccaataatacatattacaaaatcaaatcagaaaagtcaagtaacatgtattagataaagcagtaagtcatgctagcaatcacaagcaaggaaagaaaattcaatctaccccgctcactagcc is part of the Primulina eburnea isolate SZY01 chromosome 1, ASM2296580v1, whole genome shotgun sequence genome and encodes:
- the LOC140812356 gene encoding uncharacterized protein, which produces MVLGGGMRAEEIKELWLEYENNSSLEANLVKDFDKIEMILQALEYETEHGKVLDEFFLSTAGKFQTEIVKSWAAVITSRRNSRLANRPN